Genomic window (Streptomyces sp. LX-29):
CGCCGACGAGCCGACCACCGGACAGGACGCGCTGACCAAGCGGCGCGTCGTGGCGGAGCTGGCCGCGCTCGCGGACCGGGGCATCGCGGTGCTGCTGCTCAGCCACGACCTGGAGGCGGTGCGGGAACTCGCCGACGAGGTCCTGGTGATGAAGGACGGGCACGTGGTGGAGTCCGGCCCGGCCGAGCGGCTGTGGCGTGCCCCGCGCCACGCCTGGACCCGCACCTTCCTGTCCGCCGCCGCCCGCCCCGAGCCGGCGGCGGCCATCGGACCGGACGCCCCTGCTCGCCGTGCGCCGGCCGAGCCCGCTGGGCTGACCGCCCTGGTGCGCCCTGAGCGGGTCGAGCCTGCCGGGTCGGGGGCGGTTGTTCGTCTTGAGCGGGTCGAGCCCGCCGGGTCGGACGCGGCTGTTCGTCCCGGGCCGGTCGAGCCCGCCGAGCCCGCTGGGCTGGATGATCCCGCGCGCCCCGAGTCGGCCGCGCCCCTGCTCCGGGTCTGTTCCCTCACCGCCAGACATGGCTCGGCCGTCGTTCTCCGGGACGCCGCGCTGTCCGTGCGGGCGGGGGAGTGCCTGGCCGTGGTCGGGCGCTCGGGAAGCGGCAAGACGACGCTCGCGCGGTGCGTGGCGGGGCTGCACCGGGAGTACGCGGGGGAGGTGCTGCTCGACGGCGTGGCGCTGCCGCGGAGTCTGCGGGACCGGAGCCGCGATCAGCTCGCCGCCGTGCAGTACGTGTTCCAGGACGCGCACGCCGCGTTCGACGGGCACCGCGCGGTGCTGGACCAGGTGGCCCGCACGGCGGTGCGGCTGCGCGGCCTCGGCGCGGACGAGGCGACGGCGGAGGCGCTGGAGACCCTGCGCGGGACGGGACTCGCCGCGGAGCTGGTCCGGCGGCGCCCGGGCGCGCTGTCCGGCGGCGAGCTCCAGCGGGCCGCGCTGGCCCGCGCGTTGCTGGCCCGGCCCCGCGTCCTGATCTGCGACGAGGTCACGTCCGGGCTCGACCCGGTCACCCGGCGGGACGTCCTCGACCTGCTCGCCGCCCTGCCGCGCGAACGGCGGGGAATGGCGCTGCTGCTCATCACCCACGATCTGGACGCGGCGGCGCTCGGCGGACGCGTCGTGGTGCTGGACGGCGGCGAGGTCGTGGAGAGCGGCCCGACCCGGGAGGTGCTGGCCGCGCCCCGGCACCCGTTCACCGCCGCGCTGGTGACGGCTGCCGGACGGGCTCAGTCCGCGCGCAGCAGGTGCCCGATGCCCGGATAGGTCAGCACCAGCCCGTCGCGGCTGAACTCGATGTCGCTGCTGAAGTCGCCGGAGGTGTAGCGGATGCGGGCGCCCCGCGCGGTCAGGCTGATGTGCTCGTAGGTCTGCGCCGACGGCCGGACCGTGAGGTCGGGCACCGACACCCAGGCCATCAGGAAGTCACGGCGGCCGGGCCCGGTGTGCAGCTGGTGGCGGAGCGTCGGCATGGCATTGGTCAGCGGGGACAGCCCCAGGTCGCAGTCGAGGGCACCGGCCACCTCGGGCAGCGGCTTGCCGTCGGCCGTCCAGGTCCCGCCGTCGCGGCGCAGGTCCAGCCGGTGGGTGGCGGAGGGGGTCTCGGCGGTCACCTGGAGCCGGCGCGTCACATAGCCCTGCCCGGTCTCCAGCTCGTACGTCATCCAGTACGGTCTCGGCCGCAATCCCAGCACCCGGCCGCGGGCCCGCAGCCCGGTGCCGGAGAGGGTGACCCACGCCGTCTCGTATCCGCCGCTCTCGGTGACCGCCCAGGTCAGGACGTGCTGATCGGTCATCGGTCTCCTCGGGACGATGCGAGCGGGACAGCGCGGCCGGACGGTGCGGGGCCACCGCCACAGCGCAGGCTACCCGCGTGGGGTGCCCGCCGCCCCGCATCGGGACAGGCGGCTCCGACCGCCGAGGCGACGCCGCCGCGGCGATGTCGCCAGGAAGATGCCGCTGGTGCGACCGGACGCGACCGGCCGGCGGCCGGATGCGATCGGCGGGGCGGCCGGTCCGATCGCCGAGTCGCTCCACCACGCCAGACCAGGCGCTCCAACGCACCCACGAAGGCGGTCCATCACGTTCGCCGAGGCGATCGACCACGCTCGCGGAGGTGATCGACCACGTCGCCGAGGTGATCGACCACGTCGCCGAGACGAGCGACCGCGGTCACCGGGGCGATCCCTCACCCCCGCTGAGGCGATCGACGCCGCTCGTGGACGCGATCGCCCACGCTCGCCGAGACGAGCGCCCACGCTCGCGAGACGAGCGCCCACGCTCGCCGAGGCGCTCCACCGCGCTCGCCGAGGCACCCTTCCGATCACTTAGGATCGCCAGAATGGCACCTCACGCACCTCATGACCCGTTCGTCCGCGTCCGCGGTGCCCGTGTGCACAATCTGCGCTCCGTCGACGTGGACGTTCCGCGCGACGCGCTCGTCGTCTTCACCGGCGTGTCGGGCTCCGGGAAGTCCTCGCTGGCCTTCGGCACCCTCTACGCGGAGGCGCAGCGGCGCTATCTGGAGTCCGTCTCGCCGTACGCCCGCCGGCTGATCCACCAGACCGAGGCGCCCAAGGTGGCGGAGGTCACCGGGCTGCCGCCGGCGGTGGCGCTGGAGCAGCGGCGCTCCGCGCCCACCTCGCGTTCCTCCGTCGGCACCGTCACCACCCTGTCGAACTCGCTGCGGATGCTGTTCTCGCGGGCCGGCACCTACCCGCCGGGCAGTACCGGCCGGCTGGACTCCGACGCCTTCTCGCCGAACACCGCGGCCGGCGCCTGCCCCGAGTGCCACGGGCTGGGCACGATCCACCAGGTCACCGAGGAGTCCCTGGTCCCCGACCCGTCGCTGAGCATCCGCCAGGGCGCCATCGCTGCCTGGCCCGGCGCCTGGCAGGGCAAGAACCTCCGCGACATCCTCGGTGCGCTCGGGTACGACCTCGACGTCCCCTGGCGCGAGCTGCCGCCGGAGGACCGCCGGTGGATCCTCTTCACCGACGAACAGCCCGTCGTCACCGTCCACCCCGAGCGCGAGGCCCACCGCATCCAGCGCCCCTACAAGGGCACCTACATGAGCGCCCGGCGCTACGTGCTGCACACCTTCGCGGA
Coding sequences:
- a CDS encoding putative glycolipid-binding domain-containing protein, with the translated sequence MTDQHVLTWAVTESGGYETAWVTLSGTGLRARGRVLGLRPRPYWMTYELETGQGYVTRRLQVTAETPSATHRLDLRRDGGTWTADGKPLPEVAGALDCDLGLSPLTNAMPTLRHQLHTGPGRRDFLMAWVSVPDLTVRPSAQTYEHISLTARGARIRYTSGDFSSDIEFSRDGLVLTYPGIGHLLRAD
- a CDS encoding ATP-binding cassette domain-containing protein codes for the protein MAEVEDLRVEVDGRAIVDGVSLRLMPGRITALVGASGSGKTTTGRALLGEYPETARVTGRVRGPGRGLVGYVPQHPASVLNPARRVGALLFDIARARTAEGPRRARRAAARERVLDALALAQLPDGAELVRRHPHQLSGGQQQRVVIAHALLSGARLVVADEPTTGQDALTKRRVVAELAALADRGIAVLLLSHDLEAVRELADEVLVMKDGHVVESGPAERLWRAPRHAWTRTFLSAAARPEPAAAIGPDAPARRAPAEPAGLTALVRPERVEPAGSGAVVRLERVEPAGSDAAVRPGPVEPAEPAGLDDPARPESAAPLLRVCSLTARHGSAVVLRDAALSVRAGECLAVVGRSGSGKTTLARCVAGLHREYAGEVLLDGVALPRSLRDRSRDQLAAVQYVFQDAHAAFDGHRAVLDQVARTAVRLRGLGADEATAEALETLRGTGLAAELVRRRPGALSGGELQRAALARALLARPRVLICDEVTSGLDPVTRRDVLDLLAALPRERRGMALLLITHDLDAAALGGRVVVLDGGEVVESGPTREVLAAPRHPFTAALVTAAGRAQSARSRCPMPG